The genomic stretch CCGTACCGGCTTGCCCAGAAGGGCTTCTGCGATAGCCAGGATTCTCCGGTCCGCGAGATAGGGGCTGAAGGACTGATCGAAGGCCAGAAGCCCGGTCCGGGCGCCCACGCCCTGAATCCTGACGGACCCGCCACTGGATTCCACCGCCGACCGGACGCTCCGGCGGATGTCGCGAACCCGGGACTCGGGGATGATCCCATCCAGGACGCACCACCCGTCCAGCTTCAAGTGGTGCAACGCTTTATCCAGGTTCATAAGCCGTGTCCGCGGTTCATTTCCAGAGTCACAACCCGACAAAGATAACATGGTGGCCGTCGCTGGGAAGTGTAGAGGGAGGAGTGCCGTCCTCCTACACACCTCTATAGAATCCAGGGGTATCCACAGAGATCCCGGAATATCTTATAAGTGTTTGATTTTCTTTAGTTTAGACCGGTTCTCACCCTGTTTCGGCCTCCCCTGACGTCCCTTGATATCCCACTCCATCCCGTTTATTATGGCGTAGTGAATGATGTACATAGTTCTCCCGCTCCGCTCCGAAAAACCAAGCCGAAGGGCCGCCACCCCCACAAGGCGCTTTCCGCCGCCTTCGTGCGCTCCGCCCCACCGGGCAAACACTGCGACGGCAACGGATTGTACCTCTACGTCAGGCCGAACGGAGCCCGAAGCTGGATCCAACGCCTCGTCATCCGCGGTCGGCGCCGCGACTTCGGTCTCGGCGGTGTGGCGCTGGTGTCCCTCGCCGAGGCCCGCGAGAAGGCGCGGGCCAACCGCAAGCTGGCCCGCGAGGGGGGGGATCCCCTGACCGAGAGACGCCGCACGCGGAACATGCCGACCTTCGCCGAAGCCGCCGAGCGGGTGGTGGAGCAGAAGCGGTCCGGCTGGCGCTATCCGAGGCAGGCCCACGACTGGATGGTGAGCCTGCGGCGCTACGCCTTTCGCCGCATCGGCCGGATGCCGGTCTCGGAGGTGACGAGCGGCGATGTCCTGGAGATCCTCACCCCCATCTGGCACGTGAAGTCACACACGGCCCAGATCGTGCGCCAGCGCATGCGCACGGTCCTGGAGTGGGCCGTGGCGATGGAATACCGGACCGACAACCCCTGCGACCGCGTCGTGTCGGTCCTCGGAGCACAGGACGCCGTGGTGCGGCACAGGCCGGCCTTGCCGCATCGCGAGGTGGGGGCGGCCCTCCGGAAGGTGTGGGCCTCGAACTCGGCGCCCGTGTCCATGCTGGCCTTCGAGTTTCTGGTGCTCACGGCGGCGAGGTGGGGCGAGGTGCGGTGGGCCGAGTGGCCGGAGATCGATCCGGCGCGAAGGACGTGGACGGTTCCCGGAACCCGCATGAAGACCAAACGGGAGCACCGGGTGCCGCTGTGTGGCCGGGCGATGGAGATTCTGGAGGAAGCACGGACGCTGGAGGATGGAGACGCCCGGTTGATCTTCACCCGGGAGGGCGGAAAGCCCCTCGGCGCCGGCCGGTTGCGCAAGCTGTTGCGCTGGAACCAGATCGCAGCCGTGCCGCACGGGTTCCGGTCGAGTTTCCGGGA from Acidobacteriota bacterium encodes the following:
- a CDS encoding integrase arm-type DNA-binding domain-containing protein; translation: MNDVHSSPAPLRKTKPKGRHPHKALSAAFVRSAPPGKHCDGNGLYLYVRPNGARSWIQRLVIRGRRRDFGLGGVALVSLAEAREKARANRKLAREGGDPLTERRRTRNMPTFAEAAERVVEQKRSGWRYPRQAHDWMVSLRRYAFRRIGRMPVSEVTSGDVLEILTPIWHVKSHTAQIVRQRMRTVLEWAVAMEYRTDNPCDRVVSVLGAQDAVVRHRPALPHREVGAALRKVWASNSAPVSMLAFEFLVLTAARWGEVRWAEWPEIDPARRTWTVPGTRMKTKREHRVPLCGRAMEILEEARTLEDGDARLIFTREGGKPLGAGRLRKLLRWNQIAAVPHGFRSSFRDWAAEETDHPREVVEAALAHVVKNKVEAAYRRTDLFERRRVLMEDWAGYLAGESWQLVSGRRR